The genomic window ggtggaacttcattaacaaaaaggtatgtggagacttgaacttatctatcactcaaaagtatatctactctatctcctactttgagacaaaagttattttgctatatagactttgattatacacatttggtatttcgagccgagtatatcttgcctatctatatcttgaaatatgtgttggtaagctttctcttcaaccaagtttatctttacctagtgacgaaagtcatgttatgttccaatcattttgaaaactgctttgacgagaaatggtgtaacaactatataacgtcctctaagaatgtttaaatgattgaaatgagagtttagattatataaccaatggtggacataagcattgttgtagaaacacatatatatacaagtccttattccttgaaccaaagtttgcgaactttgttgatcaagagaaacgtaatgtggcgtgagccaagtccgcgaactggcggaagatctcgacccgagaatttctactggagttatgtgaactccttctgggaacttaagtccgcgaacccattccgtgaACTTGAgtgaggttatatctaaagatgattgttttgaacttatacttataaatactaaggaatacagtttgcaaaccgtggctataaagttcataaaccgattcaagtaaaacaaatcatctttgcttcaattgtgtcttgtgtagttatataagatttccttgcaattgaacagctctctaactagttcatatgagtcatttgaactagttatggtgaagaagaatatggttgatatagaagtaatcatatggctaaccatttggttgaatattgttgaaccaactaatgcatacgtttgggtacggttacacaaacctagaaacctacatttcatttgtgtgtaacaagctaagttttcgatctaagggttgaaagatattagcttgaatctaatcaggttttcatgtaccggtgaatattgaattctttgttactaagataacattgattgcaaaccctgatttgaaagactatataaggggaactgtagcatctgtgcaaaactaatccccacaccttacatgtgatctagtttgtttgctagagtcgattctcctttaatctttggtttcttcttaaaaaccaggttaacgacttaaagacttcattgggattgtgaagccagaccgatactaattttatcgtagttgtgtgatctgatcttgcgtcttctatcgtaagagtacaatcagattgattggcttgatattgatatcttcgataggcaagatataaaaagtaatcacaaacatcttcgtctcattgtttgtgattctgcaacatcttgtttctctaccataggattaagattgttgtgagatgattgacaactctaggctgttcttagggaatataaaaccggattatcaattggttcctgttcaccttgatttatcaaaagaaggaacaaaaaccttcgggtttatctgtgggagatagattgatcctttcaaaagacttgtctgtgtgagacagatttgtttgttttcaagtctgcgactttgggtcgtagcaactcttagttgtgggtgagatcaactaagggaatcaagtgcgtagtatcctgctgggatcagagacgtagggatcacaactgtaccttggatcagtgtgagattggttggggttcaactacagtccagtccgaagttagcttggagtaggctagtgtctgtagcggcttaatacaatgtgtgttcaatctggactaggtcccggggtttttttgcatttgcggtttccttgttaacaaaattctggtgtctgtgttatttctatttctgcattatattgtttatctttataattgaaataatacaagttgtgcgttgaagttaaataaaaaagaatacccgaccttttggttgttgatttacattgattgacacttggatattggtccttggtaccatccaagttattccttgtatttgattaaagactcactgatttctattagctcgagtaaatcaaatcaagagagagatattaactccttgagatacttctaCCTAGATTGAGcggtgcggctacgatgtggtcaggCCACATCATTCAAGTATGTGGCATATCTTTAAAAAGTGAcacataagtttttttttctcaaaaacagTGTTATTACCTAACTTTTTTTCTTAACTTCCTACTTTCTCTCAAAAAGATAAAGCAATTACGGGGATTTAGAGGGGGTAGGTTTTTAATTTGAGTACGTGTCACTTTTTAAAGAGGGGCCACATACAAAacagaaagtatatcggagttagttcatacagattgctaagcaaaatattgggtggtgttgttagacccccgctttttcaattggtatcagatcaggcaaacacgttcaagacctcaaaagtctttgtttttagcgatctgactctatggacagaggtactatctctgataaacgcgtcaccagaaataaaaattcTGTTTCCATAAGATCTATTAAATAGAAATAATTtccaatctcgaatatagaagaacccagtgttccaaggaaacagacatacattgacaagtgttaaTCTGACTACCTTACTAACGAGTCTGACTCCGAAGTTGAAAGGAATATAGCCAAAGAGAATGCAGTGATTCTGAAATTTTTTAGAGTCCATGTTGATAATGTCATTCGGttaaaacacaaagtcaatgttccTGTTGGTATAGTAAATAAATTTGACTCTCTTCAAAAATTATGCGTGAAGAAAACACCCATGTCCGTCCTTCACAGAACCCTCGTGAAAAAAAAACTCATTGAGGATGATTTAGaaactgaacttcttttgagtaaactctctattcaagaatgttccaaagagtccgaTATACCAACCATTTTTGATGTAGCTAGAAAAATTTCTAGTTCAGAAGTAAATTCAAAATCTTTTCATGTTGAAAAAGATGTGATTGCCTCTTCTAATCAAGGAATGTTTACATCACAAGGAAGGAAGAGGTCTCCCAATGATGGTTTTAAGACCGTTCCCTATAATCACTTCAATGATCATAAAGTATGTtcattttgtgattcaaaaggacatgttgaacaaaagaggaatttCAGAAAAGTCAGTCCTAtaggttcctcaaatgttcaaaagcGAAACAGTTTTCCTAAGCCATTCTATCGAAGAAGAACTCATGAATCTTCTTATGTGAAAACGGGAGATAATGTTGGTCTTGTTGTGAAAGAGATACCAAAAGAAGGAAGAGAAACAAGAAATTCGAAAGACatgctaaaaataataataaaggatTATAAAGAGatcatcaacaggctgtcaattcCCTCCGGTCTAATTCCCTTAGGTAAGAATCCATACTATGCACACAATTTGATAATAGTAGAttctatgataacttttcacatcataatggttttccacCAAAGTCTTGCAAAAAAGGggattaccaaaatcaacattcatttaatgagccaaagactcatacttgtgttaattaatcacaaggttgaaatctcacttatAAAAATCCTAGTTGAGTGAGAATTGGATAGGTATACTTTTGGTAAAGTGTCTCTGATTATCCAATTAATTTCTTATCGTCCTTAGAAGGATTGTCAGTTACAAATCACTTTACATTAGTATTTTTGCTAACTAAACCATTTGGTTTCATCCTTGCTTCTAAGTACTGTGCGGTCTGTTTTCATAATTAGCtttttgtttagggttttgtGGACCCTACTATCTATGGGTACACACACGGTTTCTGGGTGTCTGCACAAACCGGTCTTGTAAAACCTAAGTCTTTTAGAAATCGTTTATGTACCCTTCCTATTGAGTTGAGATATCTCACTCTAGGCTTCCtattatcaatggcttcttcttcatgttcttgagatttacctgaagacttcgttgataatgcggtGTATTTCGAGTTCGATAAAAAGAAAGGAATCTTTGTcgaagttgaaggatcttttcctcaatctcctgatttcTACTCAGATATTGGGGACAAGATTCCAACTGATGTGGTTCTTGACGTTCAGCAACTTGTTAATGCAAAGaagtgtcttgatatggtaagatctgagttgaaaaaggttactgctgaccttggtctcgtaaagtcttacatcaatgatcttcagaAAGAgaatcttctctccaaagatgcaatggatgttgtcaatcacaagttcaaagaccccatgactcgtgaggatcctgaaccgtccatatgatcttagttcgtgtttggGCATGGTGATGGAGTCTGTTTCTCTTTAtcttgttgatttttattttgcctagtaaatcttatttttgttttagttggaataataactagagtttggaatagcctttATTGTTATTACACATAGGTATGtccattattttcatcttcatgtttttaggtttttttgttaaaattctaaaacttttttgggagatgatttttgcagtattaatctttatgattttatgtattgcaatatgttatgggatacgtgtgtttacgtccgtgaactttgtttgtcccatactttgtcaaaaataaATTCGTTCATTGTCGATATTCTTGTATTGATAAAAGagtgaataaacttttgacaaatacaaaagttaagcctattatgtcaattcttgatggaagataggttaaaatcttttgtgaacaaggattatatctattaattgtcgttatgaaaatagtgatgtaagatagaatgaatccttgtatattccgcagtattgatcttccctgacccatattttatgtgtatactgcattactccatgagtttttcttgtgttgagcatatgagcggttaagctaatcatttccttatggttaacttagtcgtagctccgtaagttctcttatgttgagctttttcaattaaattgatcactcttgtgtttaatttgattgagtattctgattaaattaatcatgggtttacttgtgattaatttgattgagttttggatatagaaaatcattcttatggtttttggtgtccaataaaatccttcttttctttcgaaattaaggtctctcttgttgttctttcgggagtgacatcaaatgggggagacttcttttgaatttgtgcttaattgccaaatcttgaggggagtgcggctgtggaatattagaggggttatcttgtatctttaaactccttgatgaatgcatttattttcggctttatgattgcatctaaattagttggtatgtatttttattttattcatgaaatatctctttcggaaattcattaggatcccgttcttgtaccttgccaattttattgacaaaaagggggagaattaatatgtaattcacactacatatacatatggttttcggttcgttatgtaagggggagtggtttccatgtgatatggagtattgactaagggggagtgatacatatcaccatagtattattgtcaaagttgtgatacaattgaactttgatactatgtaataatactatgacactgataacaatgatcgagaactatgttttctcatttttatagatacggatattcaacaacggtgatgcttaacttataacctttgggatcattggagtacttggaagtgacaaagatttcgagtaatgttgaagattaggcatgtggaataggaactactaaagtttctttatcttttttgtattccatatgtattgatagtattgtcactaaaattgacaaagggagagattgttagagcattgctcggtcgaactcgcatgtgttgctatctcaagcatgtttgtcaatgttagtgatcaaaactataagtcttgatttctggtttaatatagctaagtcacggactaggatagaaagtgtagttgagctcaagaactccatggcgattcatcatacaagacgaagaactactcaaggaatcggtggaacttcatcaacaaaaaggtatgtggagacttgaacttatatatcactcaaaagtctatctactctatctcctactttgagacaaaagtcgttttgctatatacactttgattatacatatttggtatttcgagccgagtatatctcgcctatctatatctcgaaatatgtgttggtaagctttagcttcaaccaagtttatctttacctagtgacgaaagtcatgttatgtttcaatcactttgaaaattactttgacgattGATTCTttcaatagacttgtctgtgtgagacagattgatcctttcaagtcttcgactttgggtcgtagcaactcttagttatgggtgagatgagataaggaaatcaagtgtgtagtatcctgctgggattagagacgtagggagcgcaactgtaccttggatcagtgtgagattggttggcgttcaactatagtccagtccgaagttagcttggagtagctagtgtctgtagcgtcttaatacagtgtgtgttcaatctggactaggtcccggggtttttctgcatttgcggtttcctcgttaacaaaatcctggtgtctgtgttatttctatttccgcattatattgattatctttataattgaaataatacaggttgtgcgttgaagttcaatcaattagaatatccgaccttttggttgttgatttacattgattgacacttggatattggtcctttgtaccatccaagttattccttgtatttgattaaagactcgctgatttctattagctcgagtaaatcaaatcaagagagagatattaactccttgagatacttttacctagattgagtctgactatctagttgattctctagaaagtatatcagagttagtccatacagattgctaagcgaaatattgggtggtgttgttagatccctcCTTTTTCAAagtctacagggtctcgagaagaaacctaaggttaaaggagaatcgactctagcttatacaactagtatcacacaggaggtgtggggattaggtttcccagttactagagttctcccttatataatctttcaaatcagggtttgcaatcaatgttagcttagtaacaaagcattcaatattcaccgttagatgaaaacctgattagattcaagctaatatctttcaaccgttagatcgaaaacctagcttgttacacacaaatgaaatgcaagattttaggtttgtgtaaccgtacccaaacatgtacatttgttggttcaacagtagttaaccaaatggttagccatatgagcactttcatatcaaccatattcttcttcaccataactagttcaaatgactcaaatgaactagttagagagttgttcaattgtataaatcttatataactatacaatacacaatcgaagaaaaaatgatttgattcactcgaatagattcatgaactttatagccacggtttgcaattttcattccctagctaatataaatataagttcacaaataatcgtctttagatataaccaactcaagttcccggaaggagttcacaaactccagcagatattctcgggatgagaacctccgccagttctcggactgagctcacagctcttgtttcggttttcctgatcaacaaagtatgcatattttggttcaaggaataaggacttatacatatatgtgttgccacacaatgcttatatccaacaacggttatataatctaaactctcatttcaatcatcgaaacattcttagaggacgttatataattgttattcacaaaccatttttcgtcaaagccattttcaaagtgattgaaacataacatgactttcctaactaggtaaagatgaacttggccaaagcgaaagcttaccaacacatatttcgagaaatagataggcgagataaactcggttcgaaatagcaaatgtgtataatcaaagtctatataacaaaacgacttttgtctcaagataggagatagagtagatagacttttgagtgatagataagttcaagtctccgcacaccttttagtcgatgaagttccaacagttccttgagtagttcttcgtcttgtatgatgatcatcatggatttcttgagctcaactacactttctatcctagtccgagacttagctatagtagaccagaaatcaagacttagagttttgatcactaacattgacaaatatgcttgagatagcaacgcacacgagttcgaccgagcaatgctctaacaccaatgtTCACTCCTCTTTTGAGAAGATTATCCACAGTAAGTACTGCACTATTTACTACGATCGTGTAAAAAAATGGACTTTCCCGAAGACTTTTGTTTTAGACATAATTGAAGTTGCTGGTCTTCACCTCTGCAGAGTGCTTCATGAGCCAAGCATACCTATTGTTGTGTATTCAGTGTTTGTGCTGCAAGCAATTGTCTCTTCTCCACTAGCAAAGGTTAGATGAGCACCAAGCAAGGATAAAAGGTTggataattctttttttttctgtttcaaaTGGTTGATGCTTCAATTGCACAGTCCATCCGCCTTGTTGGATGAGCTCAACTACTTTGCATCCTTTTTGAAAGTAGCTTTGAAAGCATTCTTATGCGTCGTATAGAATGACACTTTTCATTTGCTTTTGTCTTTACAGAATTTAACATTTTTACTAGACAAGGTTAGTAACGGACATCATTTGAAGTACTCTTTTTTCACTTTGAACGGCTTTCCGAAATCCATTTCCATAAAGAATCGGTATTCTTCTCGCTAAATATCCATATCCGACTTGTGTTTTCTTGTACTATCTTCCTCCACATAGCCTCTTTTTCCTTGGTGTTTTTTCATCTCCATTGAGAGAATAAATCTCCATTTGTTGCTCTTAGGCATCTGAAGCCCACTCCAGTAAGTTATTTTGGTTTGCTTAGCTTACCAAGCCACCCAGTTTACTTTCTTTTTCCTAGGTGTAGATCCCCAAAGGAAATCTTTCATAATTCTTGATATTTGCTTCTCCATATGCGTAGACACTGGCATGAGGGACATGAAATAGATGCATAGACTCATGAGAGCACTATTGATCAGCTGAAATCTTGCAGATCTTGCAAGAAATCTTATTTTacaaacaacaacttcttcttgaaCTTCTCTATAATGCTATCCAAAATTGTAGTTTGTTTTGGTGTGCTTCCCACAGGCATTCCCAGATACTTGATGGGTATCTTCTCTATTTGGCAATGCAAACTCCTTGCAATGTCTTGTATCTTGTTATCAACACCAATGCTAACCACAATACTTTTatctaaatttatttttaatctgGTAATGGCCCATACACTTGAAGTACCAAAACTAGATTCTCCACAGCCTTTTCCTTAGCATCAAGGAAGATGAGGGTGTCATCTGTAAACCGAAGATGTGACGCACTTATCCATGTTGATGTTGAAGCCTGATAGCATGTTTAGTTGTTCTTCCTTTTTGAGCAATTTGGTGAGGATTTAATCCCCTATAATGAATAGGAACAAAGACGTGGAGTCACCTTACCTCAACCCTTTCTCATGTTGAAATCTGTTAGAAGAGCACCCATTCAAAGAACTGGAGATTGGGCTGAAGATAAACACCATCCCACCCAGACTCTCCCCGTGCCTCCAAAGCCTGTTCCTTCTGGCAAACTATCCACACAATGCCAACTCAAATTATCAAAGGCTTTCTTATAACACCTAGAATTCCTAGATTTTTTATCATCAATCTTGAACTCAAAATTATAGAAAAACTTACGACCTGAATAGAGTATAATCTCTACTTATATGGTGATTAACCACAATAATAGTTAATAACAAcgtaaccttttttttttattgaagcaTAATAACAACGTAACTAAACAGAACTTAGAACCGCACATGATAGACAAAAAAAAGTAGGGCAGATTTAACTGTTATCTTACACCACATCAATCCTTATCCTACACTGCAATTTTAACTATTCTGTTTATGGATGTTTTTGCGTTTCAAAATTTCGAGGAAAAAAGAGAAAGATTCAGACAAAGACAGAATAATCTGATaaactaaaattaaattaaatcgcTTCTCTAGAAAATGAAGTTAAGAGATCATGATACTTGCATTACCATCCGACAATACAATTATATTGTGATCTGTAGTCTGTACTCTGTACTATAGTATTTAACTGATTAATACTCCTCGTTAATATATCAAACTTAATGGAATCCAAAAGAATATTAAGTTATTTGTTTGCAAATTCATATATCTTGCATAGTTGGATCGATTTAAATTAAATGTTAACATTAATAGTAATCTGGTTGGTTTTTTGAATGGACCCCAACAAGCCCTCGTGCAACTAGTCAAATTTCATTGATGATCAAATTTCATTCAATCATCAATATTTAGATACATAATTGAGAACCATTGAGGCTGACCGTGCGAGAAGTGAGAACCATTAAGGAAGCCAAGTTTTAACTCAACTGATGATTTGGACAGAAGTTGTTACCTAACGGAATATACGAAAATATTTCAGCAAATGTTTGCCCAATAATATATGAGAACGTAGGTTTCCTTTCCCGCACATAATGTAACTAATCTCACAGTATCCCGACACCAGATTAGGATTAAATGCACGGGCAACACCATTTAGATTTCTCAGAGCGGCAATGGTGAGATTGAGATAGTACATTAGtactattatttatttttttggcgcAAGTAGTACTAAATATTAGATCCCCATGAATCATCACTTGGTTGAAACAAAACTGATTTGATGTGATTATGGAGAATTTTCCTTTTTGAAGCATGATTATGGAGAAATTCGTAACTTATCAAATGAagaccttttcttcttctctttctatgAGGCAGATTTTGCTCGTATATACTGGCGACGTGTCTAGTATTATTACTACTAATTTTTTTGAACGACCGGATTACTAGATTAAGAATCTAGGATGTGATTATTTTGTTCCCGTCAATACGTAAATTTATAAATTAAGGCTACTGGTTTCGTCAACGTCCAAGTGCCAGAGAACAACATATGAATAACAAATCCATTAGATGTGATTCCCTCTTTTATTCTGTACAAAGAAGGATCATAATAACATCTCCAAaatattttaaaactacaaaaacTGTAAAATTCCAAATATCTACATATATTTCATTCTGCAATTGCACATAATTTAGAGGTAAAATCACGTCCTTTACCACCACTCCGATTTCTTCTATGCTCTGTTACTAATCCACTACCACTGTTATCTTTTGCAGTCTAACGGATGCTGATTTTCTCTCGCTGATTGTTGTGTACGTAACTGGTTTAACCTGTTTCAGGTTATAAGAATAACCACTACAATCCATAAGAGCTGAACTAGCTTTAACAGCTAACGAAGCCATTTCTTCAGATGTCAGTGGATATTTAAGTTTACTCAAGGGTAAGGCAAAATAGATTTGACCCAGTTgaagttcttcatcttcttcgatgGCTGAAACTTGATTATCGAATTCCATTTCATCTGAATTGCATATGAAACAGTTTTGATGTTTCTGCAATACATTTGATACTTTCACTTGATACGAGTACTCTTCTAGTTTCCCATCGTGACTTATCAGCTTTGCAGTTGTAAACTGTGTTGGTTCAGTTGAACAGCAAATGCCCATTTTGAAAATTCTCCTTGTTTTTGTTGATTGCAACCGTTTGAAAAGTGAGAGAGATGAGTTTTGGTTATCTAAATTGTGTTtctggaggaggaggagaagaaaagaaatgtTGAAAATAGAGTATGAGTGGTCGTGTATTTATATGAGCATTTTCGTGTCTTGAATGTCTGTCTATGCATTTCCTTTTTTTAAACTCAATACATTTCCAACCTGGAAAATGTTTAACAGGCTGTATAAATGCGCTAACTTCCGAAATAAAATGTTAGTTTTCATTTCGATGGATAATGTCATTGAGTTTGTGAGTCTCGGATTTTTATGATTTCAGCAATGAACTGAACCAGGGAACATTTAAGCACGTGGTAATTTTGGAATGTATGAAAGTGATCAATCATTGCTAAGGTGTTTCGATTGAACTTATTCCAGTTCTCTAATTGAATGCATTGGTGGATGCTTAAGCAATACTAGTATGGAATCCGTGTTACATACTGGGTATAATGATAGTCGATTCCCATTTGGTGAGGCGGGGCTTCGCCGCGCACCCGTTCCAGAAGGAATTCTAATTTGTTATTATATAATCTAAAGAAATGATATTAACTTAAAATAGATAGCTTTAAAAGTATAAAAGCGTACCAAGTGCTTTTCATAGAAGGTGAAGTAATCAAGGAAATGCACTGATATATCTTTCTCATGTATTTGTGTTTAGAATCAATCTTCCAATTCAACTACTCCTCTATGCTCGAATTTTCTGTAGTTAATGAAAAATCACAcctattatattattttatcaataTGAGATATTAGACATacttaaaaaaaatgataataatacAAAATAGATTGTGAATATGCAAAGCATGTGAAGTGCTTCCCGTCGAAGATGATTTAATTAAGGGAATgcattgatatatctttcttcagaaTTCATGTACTTACATTAAGATTCAAGCGACCAACTTAATTGCTCTTCCAGACTCCAACTCTCTGTAATTAAATGAAACTCACACTCACTATTGTTGTATCAGTACTTGATAATAGAGACACTATAAAAAACtacgatattaatataaaatatattgccaactctaaatagtacaaagcatatgaagtgtttctcgtcaaagaagatgtaatcaaggGAATATACTGATATATCTTTGTTTAGAAATCAAACATGTTTTCTGACTACCAGTATGAGGCCTTTCTTGAGTTCCTCGCTGAAAGAGACATCCTAAATAATGTAGTGAAATAGACAAGCGGCAAAAAAAAGGACCAAAAAATCCGTAAATATTTCGTAAAGAATATGTATTCTTGAGTATGGGGTTACAAATcgttttctttagaaaattacACTGGAAATATACAGTTGTATCCTGAAATGTTGTTGAATGAAATGGAATATTTGTTGCTGCCAAGTCATAGGATACAGTTAAAAGCTAAAATACCAATTATTTTTCTGAAAAAAGTCCATTCTTCTTTGagttcaattttttttgaaattcattTTTTTAATACCTAAATATTATAGGAATGCTTTTACAATTT from Papaver somniferum cultivar HN1 unplaced genomic scaffold, ASM357369v1 unplaced-scaffold_118, whole genome shotgun sequence includes these protein-coding regions:
- the LOC113330370 gene encoding uncharacterized protein LOC113330370; this encodes MGICCSTEPTQFTTAKLISHDGKLEEYSYQVKVSNVLQKHQNCFICNSDEMEFDNQVSAIEEDEELQLGQIYFALPLSKLKYPLTSEEMASLAVKASSALMDCSGYSYNLKQVKPVTYTTISERKSASVRLQKITVVVD